The following coding sequences lie in one Rutidosis leptorrhynchoides isolate AG116_Rl617_1_P2 chromosome 6, CSIRO_AGI_Rlap_v1, whole genome shotgun sequence genomic window:
- the LOC139856023 gene encoding uncharacterized protein — MSILRQNKNTQKTLKHVLFLLIFVSYSHSQSVTESSIHDLLKSKGLPVGLFPKEVESFTLYDTGLLEVFLRGPCLTKFDTMAFYESTVRANLTYGSLTGVEGLSQEELFLWLPVKDIIVDDPKSGLILFDIGLAHKQLSLSLFEDPPDCKSQGDVNVEKKSRKEMGFDAQM, encoded by the exons ATGTCAATTTTACGGCAAAACAAGAACACACAAAAAACTCTGAAACATGTTTTATTTCTTCTGATTTTTGTTTCATATTCACACTCACAATCCGTAACGGAATCTTCGATTCACGATCTTCTGAAAAGCAAAGGGTTACCAGTCGGATTGTTTCCAAAAGAAGTCGAATCGTTCACTTTGTACGATACAGGTCTTCTAGAAGTTTTCTTAAGGGGCCCATGTTTAACGAAATTCGATACGATGGCGTTTTATGAAAGTACTGTTAGAGCTAATTTAACATATGGTAGTTTAACTGGTGTTGAAGGTTTATCACAAGAAGAATTATTTTTATGGTTGCCGGTTAAAGATATTATTGTTGATGATCCTAAATCTGGACTTATTTTGTTTGATATTGGATTAGCTCATAAACAGCTTTCACTTTCATTGTTTGAAGATCCACCTGATTGTAAATCTCAAG GTGATGTGAATGTGGAGAAGAAATCTAGAAAGGAGATGGGATTTGATGCTCAAATGTAG